The proteins below are encoded in one region of Eubacterium sp. 1001713B170207_170306_E7:
- a CDS encoding V-type ATP synthase subunit D: MAIRVNPTRMELTRLKKRLKTATRGHKLLKDKRDEMVRRFMGYIRRNKELREEIEAQLGAAMGRFAIAGARMGEAAVTEALLCPAREATIELGKQNIMNVDVPTIKYTAIEGGTDLPYGFAFTSGELDGAVLDMAALLPLLIELAEVEKTCNMLADEIEKTRRRVNALEHVMIPEMLETIKYITMKLEDNERGNITRLMKVKEMMVAENQN, from the coding sequence ATGGCTATTCGTGTAAATCCTACCCGGATGGAGCTGACCCGTCTCAAGAAAAGGCTTAAAACAGCCACCAGAGGTCATAAGCTCTTAAAGGATAAACGGGACGAAATGGTAAGGCGTTTTATGGGATATATCCGCAGAAACAAAGAACTCCGGGAAGAAATTGAAGCGCAGCTTGGCGCTGCCATGGGCCGTTTTGCCATTGCCGGCGCCAGAATGGGCGAGGCAGCGGTAACCGAAGCACTCCTGTGCCCGGCCCGTGAAGCGACCATTGAGCTTGGAAAACAGAACATCATGAATGTGGATGTGCCGACCATCAAGTACACAGCCATCGAAGGCGGTACAGATCTGCCCTACGGCTTTGCCTTTACCTCAGGCGAGCTGGACGGTGCGGTGCTGGATATGGCAGCGCTTTTACCGCTGCTTATCGAGCTGGCAGAGGTTGAAAAAACCTGTAACATGCTGGCCGATGAAATTGAAAAGACCAGACGCCGTGTCAACGCACTGGAGCACGTCATGATTCCGGAAATGCTGGAAACCATCAAGTACATTACCATGAAGCTGGAAGATAACGAGCGTGGAAACATCACCCGTTTGATGAAGGTTAAGGAAATGATGGTAGCGGAGAATCAAAATTAA
- a CDS encoding zinc-ribbon domain-containing protein: MEDKTLVCQDCGSEFVFTVGEQEFYKEKGFDNEPKRCKECRAKRKQTTRRPRNEF, from the coding sequence ATGGAAGATAAAACTTTAGTTTGTCAGGATTGTGGTTCTGAATTTGTATTCACTGTTGGTGAACAGGAATTTTACAAAGAAAAAGGCTTCGATAACGAACCTAAAAGATGTAAAGAATGCAGAGCTAAAAGAAAACAGACAACCAGAAGACCAAGAAATGAATTTTAG
- a CDS encoding GIY-YIG nuclease family protein, whose translation MKIIVKDGILFMDKHYVYILKCKDNSLYTGWTTDIEKRLKAHNSGKGAKYTKGRNPVELVYKEVFDNKGDALRREAAIKNLTRKQKLELIKKF comes from the coding sequence ATGAAAATTATCGTTAAGGATGGCATACTGTTTATGGACAAACACTACGTGTATATATTAAAATGTAAGGATAACAGCTTATACACGGGTTGGACAACCGATATTGAGAAACGCCTGAAAGCCCACAACAGCGGTAAGGGCGCGAAATATACAAAAGGGCGTAATCCGGTGGAGCTGGTATACAAAGAGGTGTTTGACAACAAGGGCGACGCGCTGCGGCGCGAAGCCGCGATCAAAAACCTCACCCGTAAACAAAAACTGGAGCTCATTAAAAAATTTTAG
- a CDS encoding ion channel: protein MDNVVNDLTVHQTLANGNAILIFYDIFVLCLFLFEVFLYINREHYKALLRKNMEAGTRIRPVRRYLLKLTRYYDRHGLLTVNALLLIISVIAISMSHMVTLREVLGLVATFIIFIVIMYFVQKLFVGLDQFEDDMVSRYVDVIFYLLLGHSFVYFATFVSRPSLLLTFIGLLFALFLCFSVMIRAIINPNILMKPTNERRRNREAFGIIKGMGALMGCELGILYLMIYSCWKTNPFFFQHATERSLDYLDLLYYLFVSFSTIGYGDIYPVRVEGMFYSQFTAIVISVTSIFSTACFVGAIISGAYSIGQQNREKQATEDDASEKLIDETIKKEEES, encoded by the coding sequence ATGGATAATGTAGTAAACGATCTGACTGTGCATCAGACTCTGGCAAACGGCAACGCCATTCTGATTTTTTATGATATTTTTGTCCTCTGCCTTTTTCTGTTTGAGGTTTTTTTATATATTAACAGGGAACACTACAAAGCACTTTTGCGTAAAAATATGGAAGCAGGAACACGAATCCGCCCGGTACGGCGGTACCTCCTGAAATTAACCCGCTATTATGACCGTCATGGTCTTCTGACTGTAAACGCCTTGCTTCTGATTATTTCGGTTATCGCCATCTCCATGAGCCATATGGTAACCCTTCGTGAGGTTCTGGGGCTCGTTGCGACCTTCATTATTTTTATCGTCATCATGTATTTTGTGCAAAAGCTTTTTGTGGGACTGGATCAATTTGAGGACGATATGGTCAGCCGGTATGTCGATGTTATTTTTTACCTGCTGCTTGGGCATTCTTTTGTCTATTTTGCCACCTTTGTATCCCGTCCAAGCCTTCTTTTAACCTTTATCGGGCTTCTTTTTGCTCTGTTTTTGTGCTTTTCAGTTATGATCCGCGCGATCATCAATCCCAATATTTTAATGAAGCCCACCAATGAGCGGCGCAGAAACCGTGAGGCCTTTGGTATCATAAAGGGCATGGGCGCACTGATGGGCTGTGAGCTTGGAATTCTTTACTTAATGATCTATAGCTGCTGGAAAACCAATCCCTTTTTCTTCCAGCACGCCACAGAGCGGTCCCTGGACTATCTGGATCTGCTCTATTACCTGTTTGTATCCTTTTCGACCATCGGCTACGGAGATATTTATCCGGTGCGCGTGGAAGGCATGTTTTACAGCCAGTTTACAGCCATTGTTATTTCGGTTACCAGCATATTCAGCACAGCCTGTTTTGTCGGCGCGATTATCTCCGGGGCTTACAGCATCGGTCAGCAAAATCGGGAAAAACAAGCCACGGAAGATGACGCCAGTGAAAAACTGATTGATGAAACCATTAAAAAAGAGGAGGAATCTTGA
- a CDS encoding MBL fold metallo-hydrolase: MTKHKIAALLLAAAFLVFSVFGCSALKEDPGLVIDAEGTLRVHYIDVGQGDCTLIQTPDNKNILIDTGNPENYETINTYLRAQKVEKLDVMLITHPHSDHMGSAEKILKNHTVESIYLPKVAHNTQLFESFMKSVSEKGLKANAAHAGVHIPAGDALSIELFSPVEGKSYTELNDYSPITKVTYGDTSFLFTGDGEAEDEQDAVAQAGLNLKSDVLKVGHHGSDTSTGELFLSIVNPQYAVISVGRDNAYGHPNKSTMSKLKNKTVFRTDQEGNVVAISNGQGISFITQNSGTLEETTAPTAEASVTPADAAIYIGNKKTKKFHLSKCSGLPKAENQTIFETRDDAVSQGYTPCGTCRP, encoded by the coding sequence TTGACAAAACATAAAATTGCGGCATTGCTGCTGGCAGCAGCCTTTCTTGTTTTTTCGGTATTTGGATGCTCTGCGCTCAAGGAGGATCCTGGACTCGTCATCGACGCAGAGGGAACACTGAGGGTCCACTATATTGATGTGGGACAAGGGGACTGTACCCTGATCCAGACGCCAGACAATAAAAATATTCTGATTGATACCGGAAACCCGGAAAACTACGAAACGATCAACACTTATCTGAGAGCCCAGAAGGTTGAAAAGCTTGACGTCATGCTGATCACCCATCCGCATAGCGACCATATGGGCTCGGCTGAAAAAATTCTGAAGAACCATACGGTAGAAAGTATCTATTTGCCAAAGGTGGCGCATAATACACAGCTGTTTGAAAGCTTTATGAAAAGTGTAAGCGAAAAAGGTCTGAAAGCCAATGCCGCTCACGCCGGCGTACATATTCCGGCAGGAGATGCCCTTTCCATTGAGCTTTTTTCGCCAGTCGAGGGAAAAAGCTATACAGAGCTCAATGATTACTCGCCCATCACCAAAGTAACCTATGGCGACACCTCCTTTTTATTTACCGGCGACGGAGAGGCTGAGGATGAACAGGATGCAGTGGCCCAGGCGGGCTTAAATCTTAAAAGTGATGTTCTGAAGGTGGGACATCATGGAAGCGATACCTCCACCGGAGAGCTTTTCCTTTCCATTGTAAACCCACAGTATGCGGTGATCAGTGTCGGCAGGGATAACGCTTATGGCCATCCCAACAAAAGCACCATGAGCAAGCTGAAAAATAAAACGGTTTTCCGAACAGACCAGGAGGGGAATGTGGTGGCCATCAGCAACGGCCAGGGCATCAGCTTTATCACGCAAAACAGCGGAACGCTTGAAGAAACCACAGCACCAACGGCCGAAGCCTCTGTGACCCCGGCGGACGCTGCAATCTATATCGGAAATAAAAAAACAAAAAAATTTCATCTTTCAAAATGCAGCGGGCTGCCAAAGGCAGAAAACCAGACCATCTTCGAGACTCGTGATGACGCGGTGAGTCAGGGCTACACGCCCTGCGGAACCTGCCGGCCCTGA
- a CDS encoding 5-bromo-4-chloroindolyl phosphate hydrolysis family protein codes for MGIFKKLFGGNAPYKPGKLDLNRPVPLGEIFPDVNLAHSVLNELNKRAGKKLSNINEAVTIDDLKEVHSLKASGMEIRSLEGMEYLFKLQEADLSHNLIQEIPFSLEDVTRLNNKYKGGFILNLYAYMLDLSDNRFAAVPELVKQYRDKERNLFIDLSSNPVLDPEVKNPSAEGCAEVIRKHCPEHSDTAFSWLLYYINAYYLVKTQKGLIGYAETAPGDFTPEPLAFIKASETTIKNTVYPDGFNSQHNFALVNDRGKAAVSLKKAEQEALKKIIDFKLKDGLVPTGENEPSKAAAAGETLSETAVLNYYNENTDKLCPELFSDEILSDSLSADKKRVLEQKKLLKEATDCLDTAIQNTESPEISEKLKTIKGLTEKIMGHMTENPKEYHFSFEINYLPMTLDIVRSYNNLSQPAGETEENRQAREKIEASFDTIIEAFRNYISQFEQNTTIDLHSDIDSLLSLFESHGLTDRK; via the coding sequence ATGGGTATCTTTAAAAAACTATTTGGCGGTAACGCCCCCTATAAGCCTGGAAAACTGGATTTAAACCGCCCTGTGCCGCTCGGTGAAATTTTCCCGGACGTCAATCTTGCGCACAGCGTATTAAATGAGCTTAACAAACGCGCAGGAAAAAAGCTGTCAAATATAAACGAAGCGGTTACCATTGATGATTTAAAGGAGGTTCACAGCTTAAAAGCCTCTGGAATGGAGATCCGCTCATTGGAGGGAATGGAGTATTTATTCAAGCTCCAGGAAGCCGATCTGAGCCACAACCTTATTCAGGAAATCCCGTTCAGTCTCGAGGATGTGACCCGGCTGAATAACAAGTATAAAGGCGGCTTCATCCTCAACCTTTACGCCTATATGCTGGATTTATCCGATAACCGCTTTGCCGCTGTGCCTGAGCTTGTCAAACAGTACCGCGATAAGGAAAGAAATCTGTTCATCGACCTGAGCAGCAACCCGGTACTGGATCCTGAGGTGAAAAACCCTTCCGCAGAGGGCTGCGCTGAGGTTATCAGAAAGCATTGTCCCGAGCACTCGGATACGGCTTTTTCCTGGCTTTTGTACTATATCAACGCATACTATCTTGTTAAAACCCAGAAAGGACTCATAGGTTATGCCGAAACAGCTCCCGGCGATTTTACACCGGAGCCGCTGGCTTTTATTAAAGCGTCAGAAACAACCATAAAAAACACGGTTTATCCCGACGGCTTTAACAGCCAGCACAATTTTGCACTGGTCAATGACCGGGGAAAAGCAGCCGTCTCACTTAAAAAAGCTGAACAGGAGGCGCTTAAAAAGATCATTGATTTTAAGCTCAAAGATGGCCTTGTACCGACGGGAGAGAACGAACCCTCTAAGGCCGCGGCGGCCGGTGAAACGCTCAGTGAAACCGCTGTTCTAAACTATTATAACGAAAACACGGATAAGCTTTGTCCAGAGCTGTTTTCAGACGAGATTTTATCGGACAGCCTCTCTGCTGATAAAAAGCGGGTTCTGGAACAAAAGAAGCTTTTAAAGGAAGCGACCGATTGTCTGGACACAGCCATCCAAAATACCGAAAGCCCTGAAATTTCAGAAAAGCTTAAAACCATCAAAGGCCTTACGGAAAAAATCATGGGGCATATGACCGAAAATCCCAAGGAATATCATTTTTCATTTGAGATCAACTACCTGCCCATGACCTTGGATATTGTGCGCTCCTATAATAACCTCAGCCAGCCTGCCGGGGAGACTGAGGAAAACAGACAGGCACGGGAAAAAATTGAAGCCAGCTTTGACACGATCATCGAGGCTTTCCGAAACTATATCAGCCAGTTTGAGCAAAACACCACCATCGACCTCCATTCAGACATCGACTCACTTTTATCTCTGTTTGAAAGTCATGGATTGACAGACAGGAAATAA
- the ilvA gene encoding threonine ammonia-lyase, giving the protein MLTLDKIYHASYTLKKVIRPTDLIYAPGIKSDGKIYLKTENLQVTGSFKVRGAYYKISQLTKAEKEKGVIACSAGNHAQGVALAATKNGIKSLICLPDGAPISKVEATKHYGADVCLVEGVYDDAYQKALELQQEMGYTFIHPFDDENVIAGQGTIGLELLDQLPDMDAVIVPIGGGGLISGIAFAIKSLNPNIKVYGVQASGAPSMLNSIADQQIERLAEVSTIADGIAVKEPGQHTFEICRQYVDEIATVTDDEISTAILTLIEQQKLITEGAGAVSVAAALFNKFPIKGKKVVCLLSGGNIDVTILSRVIKRGLLKSGRTCSLNIELVDKPGQLKGVSAIIADMGGNVVSIHHERASENADVNGCYLRIELETRNYDHIHQIENALKDAGYRLKDNLQ; this is encoded by the coding sequence ATGCTGACACTTGACAAAATTTATCATGCTTCGTACACTTTAAAAAAAGTGATCCGTCCAACCGATTTGATTTATGCGCCTGGCATTAAATCGGATGGAAAAATTTATTTAAAAACCGAAAATCTTCAGGTGACTGGCTCCTTCAAGGTGCGGGGTGCTTATTATAAAATTTCACAATTAACAAAGGCGGAAAAGGAAAAAGGCGTCATTGCCTGTTCCGCTGGAAATCATGCCCAGGGCGTGGCACTGGCCGCGACTAAAAACGGTATTAAATCGTTGATATGCCTGCCGGACGGCGCGCCTATTTCAAAGGTTGAGGCGACAAAGCACTATGGCGCGGATGTCTGCCTTGTGGAAGGCGTCTATGATGACGCTTATCAGAAGGCTCTGGAGCTTCAGCAGGAAATGGGCTATACCTTTATTCATCCCTTTGACGATGAAAACGTCATTGCAGGTCAGGGTACCATTGGCCTTGAACTGCTGGACCAGCTTCCGGATATGGACGCTGTGATTGTACCCATTGGCGGCGGCGGGCTGATTTCCGGCATTGCCTTTGCCATCAAGTCTTTGAATCCGAACATCAAGGTTTATGGTGTCCAGGCCAGCGGGGCCCCCAGCATGCTCAATTCCATTGCGGATCAACAGATCGAACGTCTGGCTGAGGTATCGACCATCGCAGACGGTATTGCGGTAAAGGAACCAGGACAGCATACCTTTGAGATTTGCAGGCAATATGTGGATGAGATCGCCACGGTCACGGACGATGAAATCTCGACGGCCATTCTCACCCTTATCGAACAGCAGAAGCTGATTACCGAAGGCGCCGGCGCTGTATCTGTTGCAGCAGCTCTGTTTAATAAGTTTCCTATCAAGGGAAAGAAGGTTGTCTGTTTATTGTCTGGCGGCAATATTGATGTCACAATCCTTTCGCGGGTTATCAAACGCGGTCTCTTGAAATCAGGCCGTACCTGCTCATTAAACATTGAACTGGTCGATAAACCCGGGCAGCTCAAGGGCGTATCCGCCATTATTGCAGATATGGGCGGGAATGTCGTTTCCATTCATCATGAACGTGCCAGTGAAAATGCGGACGTGAACGGCTGTTACCTCCGGATCGAGCTTGAAACAAGAAATTATGACCATATCCACCAAATTGAAAATGCCCTCAAGGATGCCGGCTATCGTTTGAAGGATAATTTGCAGTAA